The sequence GCCGCCCATGCCCTTCGCACACGCCTCTTCGATGCTGCGCCTGCCAACGCTCGCGGCGGTTGCCGGGCTGCTGCTTTTTGCGTGCGCCTCGGCGTCGCAACCAACGACGCCGAGGGCCCGCCCGGCGGTGGGCACCATCGATCGCGCGGCCAGCCGGGCGCTGATTGAACGGACCAACGCCCAGCGCACCCAGCGCGGGCTGCAGCCGCTGCGCCGGGATGCACGGCTCGACTCGATTGCGTGCCGCCACAGCCGCGACATGCTGGCTCGAAATTATATGGGCCACGTGTCGCCCGATGGCGTTCGGCCCGACGACCGCGGCGCGCGCTTCCACCGCACGCTCATCGGCGGGTTTGGCGAGAACGTGTGGAGCCTTTCCGGTGCAGACTTGCGCGGAGACGCCCTCGCGGCGCAGGCCATGCGCGGCTGGATGAACAGCCCCGGCCATCGCGCCAACATCCTCAGCCCCGATTACACGCATCTGGGCGCCTGCATCGTCCACCAGGG comes from Salisaeta longa DSM 21114 and encodes:
- a CDS encoding CAP domain-containing protein, with the translated sequence MPFAHASSMLRLPTLAAVAGLLLFACASASQPTTPRARPAVGTIDRAASRALIERTNAQRTQRGLQPLRRDARLDSIACRHSRDMLARNYMGHVSPDGVRPDDRGARFHRTLIGGFGENVWSLSGADLRGDALAAQAMRGWMNSPGHRANILSPDYTHLGACIVHQGRQSYRGTQFFARAAAYLADPLPYRWQPGAMQAVRVQPQGSRPAPTFYAFDDGGADKPMKYTFNDTLRAPQTPGTYRLELWFLSSRQGDYQYYDVAKGPRIRVR